Proteins encoded by one window of Culicoides brevitarsis isolate CSIRO-B50_1 chromosome 2, AGI_CSIRO_Cbre_v1, whole genome shotgun sequence:
- the LOC134830539 gene encoding derlin-1 gives MTDVGEWFRTIPIFTRYWFAGTIGMSLLGRFGILPPQYLFLIPELITSKFQIWRIFTALFYFPLSPQTGFHFMFNCYFLYNYSRRLEEDHFKNTPADYLFMLILNWACCVLLGIVANFYYLMDPMVLSVLYVWCHLNKEVIVSFWFGTRFKAVYLPWVLLGFNFVLSSGSAFSIAGILVGHLYVFLKFKYPQELGGHSYLETPLLLKRYFPDLRGGVQYGFGVPPVNRQPTQQQAPAGNRMFGGSNWGRGHVLGRN, from the exons ATGACAGACGTCGGCGAATGGTTTAGGACAATCCCAATATTTACAAG atattggTTCGCCGGAACAATTGGTATGAGTCTTTTGGGACGTTTTGGAATCTTACCGCCACAATATTTGTTCCTCATTCCCGAATTGATTACATCGAAGTTTCAA atttggcGAATATTTACTGCCTTATTTTACTTTCCATTAAGTCCTCAAACGGGATTTCACTTTATGTTCAATTGCTATTTCCTGTACAACTATTCACGAAGACTGGAAGAAGatcatttcaaaaatacaCCGGCTGATTATCTCTTTATGTTGATTCTCAATTGGGCATGCTGTGTTCTCTTGGGCATCGttgcaaatttttactatCTCATGGATCCCATGGTATTGTCTGTTCTCTATGTATGGTGTCATCTCAACAAAGAAGTGATTGTGTCGTTTTGGTTTGGAACACGTTTCAAGGCAGTTTATTTGCCATGGGTTTTGCTTGGATTTAATTTCGTTCTCTCGAGCGGAAGTGCATTCTCCATAGCAGGCATTTTAGTAGGTCATTTGTATGTTTTTCTCAAATTCAAATATCCACAAGAACTTGGAGGTCATTCATATTTGGAGACACCATTACTTTT aaaacgaTATTTCCCCGATTTACGAGGCGGAGTTCAATATGGTTTTGGAGTTCCTCCAGTTAATCGACAACCAACACAACAACAAGCACCTGCGGGAAATCGTATGTTTGGCGGATCAAATTGGGGAAGAGGTCATGTGTTgggaagaaattaa